The following DNA comes from Holophagaceae bacterium.
GAAAGCTGACCCGGCGGCGCAGGCCGCCTTTAAAAAAACTCGGCGTGGAAATCGCTGAAGAAACAGCACGCCAAGCCGCGGCCGGGCGCCCTGTCCGTCTCATGTTCCAAGACGAAGGCCGCTTCGGCCGGTTGAGCCGCCCCGCAAAGTGCTGGGCGCCCAGGGGTGTCCGCCCCATCGTGAAAAACCGCCTCGTCCGTGAATACACCTACGCCTTCGCGGCCATCAGCCCGAAGGATGGCGTCATGGACAGCCTGATCCTCCTGCCGTCAACGCCGAAACCATGAGCCTGACACCGCGAACCGTCGCAGACCGCCACCGGATGATTTCATCCTCATGGTACTGACGGGGCCGGGTGGCATAAAGCCGGAGGCCTAGTCGTGCCGCAGAACAGGCGGCTTCATGTCCTTCCGCCCTACAGCCCGGAATTGAACCCGGTCGAACATCTCTGGGACCACCTAAGGGAGAAGCACTTCGCCAACAAGCTGTTCTCATCCATGAAAGCCGTGACTGACCAGCTTTCCTCCTCCCTGAGAAAGGCCGAATTCGACGCGAACATGATCCAAAGCCTCTCCGGATTTGGATATGATGAATTTAACTAATGATCGCTAGTTGGTATAAAACGGCCCCTTTGGGGCCGTTCTCTTATTTTCTTGGGACTTGAGACTTGGGACTTGAGACTTGGGACTTGGGACTTGGGACCCATCGTTAGCTCTCGCTAGCGATAAGCGGGAATGCCAGTCACTTCCTGCCCGATCACCAGTGTGTGCATGTCGTGGGTCCCTTCGTAGGTGTAGACGCTTTCCAGGTTCGCCATGTGGCGCATGACGGGATATTCGTCCAGGATGCCGTTGGCGCCGAGGATCGTGCGGGCCTTGCGGCAGATTTCGAGGGCGGCGTTCACGTTGTTCATCTTGGCCATGCTCACCTGGGCGGGCGTGTACTTCTTGGCGTCTTTCAGCCGCCCCACCTGCAGCGCCAGGAATTGGCCCTTGGTGAGTTCCGTCACCATCCATGCAAGCTTCTCCTGCTGGAGCTGGAAGCTGGCGATGGGCCGGTCGAACTGGATGCGGTGCTTCGCGTAGTCCAGGGCGCACTGGTAGCATGCGTCCGCCGCGCCCAGGGCGCCCCAGGCGATGCCGAACCGCGCCTGGGTCAGGCAGCCGAGCGGGCCCTTCAATCCTTTGACGTGCGGAAGCAGGGATTTTTCTTCCTCCACGATGACGTCCTCCAGCACCAGCTCCGAGGTGGTGGAGGCGCGCAGGGACCATTTGCCCTTCATTTCAGGCGCGCTGAAGCCCGGCGTTCCCTTTTCCACCAGGAAGCCACGGATGCCGTCTTCGGTCTGCGCCCACACCACCGCCACGTCCGCGATGGTGCCGTTGGTGATCCACATCTTGGTGCCGTTGATGCGCCACTTGCCGCCGGGTTCGCGCACGGCCTTGGTCAGCATGCCGCCGGGGTTGGAGCCGAAGTCGGGCTCGGTCAGGCCGAAGCAGCCGATCTTTTCGCCCTTGGCCATCTTGGGCAGCCAGTACTGTTTCTGTTCCTCGCTGCCATAGGCGTAGATGGGCCACATCACGAGGCTGCCCTGGACGGAGGCGAAGGAGCGCAGGCCCGAATCGCCCCGTTCCAGTTCGTACATCAACAATCCGTAGGCAACGCTTGAGAGTCCCGCGCAGCCATATTCCTCGGGCAGCGAGGGGCCGTAGAAACCCAGCTCGCCCATCTTGGGGATGAGATGCTTGGGGAAGGTCTGCGCCTGGGCGTGCTTCTCGATGATGGGCAGCACTTCCCATTCACGAAATCCCGGGCGGTCTCGCGCACCATGCGCTCTTCGTCCGTAAGCAGGCCCTGGAAGCCCATGTAATCCGTCATGTGGGTGAAGGTGGCGTAGGCGCCGGCCATGAAAAACTCCTGTGCCCTGAAGCCTCGGGCTTTGTCCCGCCGGATCGGTGGCGGGGGGTTGGAAATCGGAGCACTGCAGCAGCGCGCTCCCGGGACAGGAACAAGCGTCCAGGCCCAACCTTGGAGTTTAACGCCAAGGGCCAGGATGCCGAAGGCAGAAAGGAGTAGCGGCCGTGGGCAGTGAGCTTTGAGCTTTGAGCTATGAGCTTTGAGCTTTGAGCTTTGAGCTTTGAGCTATGAGCTTTGAGCTTTGAGCTTTGAGCTTTGAGCTTAAAATCGACCGCGCCAAAGGCGCGACCTGAAAAGCTCATGGCTCATGGCTCATAGCTCATACCCTTCTTCACCCCTCGGCCAGCTTGGGCGGGAATGGCATGGAGGCTTCTGCAGGATCCTGGATCAGGGCCTTGGAGGTCGATGCGGGCTTTTCGTAGCAGTGGCGGCAGCGGGCCTCGTAGGCCTCCGAGGCGCCCACCAGGACCTGTCCTCCGCTGCGGATGGTGCGTTGGCTCCGGCTGGCCACGGCCCCGCAGACCACGCAGATGGCCTGGAGCTTGGAGACGAACTCCGCCTTGGCGAGAAGGACCGGCATGATTCCGAAAGGCGCCGCGGCGAAGTCCTGGTCGAGGCCCGCCACGATGACCCGCACGCCGCGGTCCGCGAGTTCCTCCGCCAGGTCCACGGCGCCTTCATCCAGGAACTGGGCCTCGTCCAAGGCCACCACTTCGACCAGGGGGTCGAGCAGGTCGCGGATCTCGCGGGAGTGGCGGATGGGTATGGCATCCATTTTCTGCTGGCTGTGGCTGGCCACCGCCGCCCTGTCATAGCGGTCATCGATGGCCGGCTTGAAGACCTGCACCTTCTGCCGGGCGATCACCGCCCGTTTCACCCGGCGAATCAGTTCCTCGGACTTGCCGCTGAACATGGGACCGCAGATGATCTCGATGGAGCCGTTGCGCTGATGGACGTACATCTAGCTACTTGCCCTTGGCTTGAGGGGTAGCCGCCGGTTTGGCGGGCTCGGAGCCCGTTGTTTCCGCCGCGGGGGCTTGAGCTTTGGGATAGGGCGCGAAAAGCGGATCCGGATATTTGGTAAGGTCCGCGACGGGATTGGAGGCGTCCTGCAGCGGGCGGCCCAATGATTTGGCCAGGGGGATGCCGCCGTCGGCGGGGGAAGCCATGCGCAAGGCCCAGGCCTGGCGTATGCGCGTGACCACGTCCGGCGTATCCCGCAGATCCGCCGGTTGGAGGCTGGCGAGCCCTTGGTTCAAGGAGGTCCGCCCCTTGGGGACGTAGGTGAGCAGCGGGAAGAGCACGAGCGCCGCGACCCAGGGCCAGAAGACCTTCGAGGGGCCTTCGGGCTCATCGGACTTGCCCAGGTCGGGATCATCGGCGGTCCACGGCCTCGAAGGCCGGTTCACATCGGCGCGGATCGGCTCGATGAGGCCCTGCTCAAGCAGGTCGGCGATGGTCTTGCAGGTGTCCAGCTCCTCGTAGCGGCTCACCAACAGGACATCCTGCACACTCTGGGACTGCTCGAAGTAGGTGAGCACGGTTTCCAGCTCGTGGCTCAATCCCGAACTGCCCTGGGTGCTGGTTCCGCTCTGGCCGTCCAGGATCGTGGACAGCTCGCGGTCGATGTCCAGCTTGAGCGCGTTTCCTTTGGCGGTCTTGGCCAGGGGCGTGGAAAGGTCCGGAAGGCGTTTTTGGACCTCGGGCCACTCGTCCTGGATGCGGGCGGCTTCCATGAGCACCGTATCCACGGGGATCGGCGGGAAATGCTCCCGGTCCAGATCCAGGGGCAGCATGGAATCGAAGCGGTAGTCCCCCTCCTTCCAACGGAAGGTGCGGTAGATGATGGCCATGGCCTGGTTGAACAGCGCGTCCTGCAGATCCTGGGCGGTGACCTTGCCGCTCTCCAAGAGCAGCGTGCCCATGAGTTTCAGGGTCTGGCGCTGGAGCTGCACGATCTGCATCAACTCCTCGCCGCTGAGCCTTCCCAGCCGGACCAGCATGGTGCCGACCCGGTCCTCCAGGCGCACCTGGTTCGAGTCGCAGCCAACGATTTCGCCCAGGTCGAAAAACACTTTGACGAATTCCTGGCCCCGGGACAGCACCAGGGTGCCGCTCTTGCCCTGGATCTTGATCATGTTGAACAGGGAGAAAAGATCGAAATCCCGCAGCGAGCCTTCGAGTGCCATGGGGAAAACCTTTCAGCGAAAGACCCTAAGATTTCCTGGGGAGGAGCTTGATCCAGGAACGCAGGAACAGGATAGCCATCAACAGGGCGCCTACCGGGAACCAGACGCTCACGGGGTCCGGCAGGATCTCGCCCGGATAGCGCACGGTCTGGCCCATGGTCAAGGTGAGCCCGAAGGCGAGGCAGAAGAAGAGCAGCTCCAAGAAGCCTTCGCGGGTCTCGCCGATGAAGGCCTGGTCCGCGCCCGGCAGCAGGACGATCAGGGCCCGGTGGATGCGACGCTGGGAGGTCTGGAACTCGGCAACTTCGTCGAGCTTGCGCTTCCGGCTTTCCGCATGCAGGCCGTCTTTCAGGGTGAACAGGTGGTGGCACTTGGAACACACCTGCGGATCGTCGCTGTCGGTGGTCCTGAACGGCTCCCCACAGCGGGTGCATTGGCTCGCATGGGCCTGCTGGATGCTCTGCCTCAGCCTCACCAGGAACAGCGCCACGGCCAGGATGGGCAGAATGAAGTTCAGGGCGACGCCCTTGTCCTTGATGTGCTCTGTCCATTCCGTCGGAATCGGAGAGTTGTAGGCGTCCATCAGGGCCCTGATCCGCACATCCGTGTCGGGCAGCGGGGAGGCGAAGGTGCGCTGGTCCTTCCTGGACTGGTTCACCGCCTCCAGCCGCTCGTAGGCCAGGGCATTCACCTGCCTCGCCTCGTCCTGCTTTCCGATGCCCAGCACGGTGTCCAGGTGCTCGAAAGCCAGCACGCTCTGGTTCACCAGGATTTCGATGCTCCTGGGATTCACCTTGAAGGCGTTGTCGAATTCCTTGGAGGCATCCTCGTGCTTGTTCTGCTGGTACAGGAGACGCCTAGATTGTTGAGCACCTCGGCCTGGTCCGGATGATGGCCCAGAAGGCCGCGGAAGGTGCCCTCGGCGGCGACCCAGTCCTGCCTTTGCAGCTGCTGCCAACCCCTCAGGAATTCGCGGTCCTGCTCCGGAAGGAACCTCAGGACCTGGGCATCCGCCACGCGCACCTGGGGCTGCAATTGGAGCGCCACGATGCTGGGGCGGTTCGTGCGAGGCCTGGGGCTCGAAGACCGCAAGCACCGGATGCACCAACTGGAGCACCAACAGCGCCACGACGGTTTTGACTTCCTTGCTGTTCAGGAATGGCGCGAGCATCCACAACCAGAACATGGCCATGACGCTGGGGTCCAAGCCCGCAACCAGCGGCAGCGTAATGGCGAGCCCGCCCAGCAGGGCCAGCACCAGCGGACTGATGCTGCGGCGGAGATGCCCTTCCTCCCAGAGATGCCGGAACACCTGGCGGTAGCGCATCGTGAGGCAAAGGGTCCACCCCACAGCAGCGTGGCCGCCATGACCCTCAGCCACCCCGCATGGTGGACGATCCAAAGCCACCGGTTGGTGGCGTGGAACATCCGGAGCTGGTTGAGCTTGATCACGTCCGGCAGGCTCCAGATGTAGCCGCGGATGCCCTGCTGCCTCATGAGGGTGATCCGGGTTCCCAGGAGCGATGGATGGCCGGGTCCAGCGCTCCACGGTCTGGATCACCTGCAGCCCCAGGTCAGGATTGCCCTTCTTTCCCAGTCTCTGGCCCAGAGCCCCATCGCATCCACCAGCGGCATCACGTCGATGGTGGCGTAGCCGCGCCTCAGCAACTCCACTTCCTGGACCGCCACCTGGACAGCCTGGGGATCGCCGCTTTCAAAGGCCTTTTGAAGCCGCTTGGCCCGATGGCTCAGCGCAATGGCGGGAATGAGCTCCGGAGCCGGCAGCGCCTGGGCGGGTGGGATCTGCGGAATCCCCAGGCTAGGCGCGCCTGCGATCCCCACAGGGGGCCCGGGATTCGTGGCTGGCGGAGGCGCTGCCCAAAGCGACACCGACATCAGCATGCAACTCAACGCGTTCAGAGTCCGGCTGGATCGCATAGGAGTTCCCTAAGAGCGTGGTTCACTGGGGTTGTCGATGGCGGCTGCGGGTTGTAGATCAAGGATCCGGAGTCGAAGCTGGTACAGCACTTCTCTCAGCTCGCTGGATTCGGCTTCCGTCAGATTACCTTGGACTTTCGATTGGAGAATGTCGATCAGGTCCACATAAAACCTGGCCACGCCCGGGTTCGCCGGCGGCTGATCCCGCATCTCGGGATGGGGCACGCCCATCGCCATGAGAGCCTGTTCGGCCAGCAAATGAACCAATCTGGAAAAGGACGGTTCAGGAACCGATGCCTTCATTTAGGACCCCGGGATTTTCCAGAAGCCTACCACACCCTGGTGCACATAGCCGAATCAGCAGCGGTCCTTTGGATTGTGCTAACCATCACTTGTCCGCACCCTTGCCGCGATGGGAGCATGTACTTATTAGATTCGGGAGGATCCCATGCGCAGCTTTTTTCCTTTGATCCTGACCTCGGCCATTTGCGTGACCCTGGCCGCCGATACGACCGGCGGCATCTCAGGCAAAATCACGACCAAAGGCGGTCAGCCCATTCCCAGCGCAGTCGTGACCCTGAAGCGGCTGGACATCACCTATGTCAAAGAGCTCAAGGCCGATGCCAAGGGCAAATACATCCAGGTGGGCCTGAATCCCGTGGAGTATGACGTCCTGGTCCATGCGGATGGATTCGTGGACACCAGGGACCACTTCAAGATCCCCTTGGGCGAATTGATGAAGAAGGACTTCACCCTTCTCACCCCCGAGGAGGCCAGGGCCGCCGGCCCGGGAACCACAACGACCGCGGTCCCGTTGGACCCTGCCGCCAAGTTGGAGGACGCCGGCTACGCAGCGTTCAATGAAGCCACAAGCCACTACAACGCCAGAGAGTGGAAGCAGGCCGAGCCGTTGTTCGAGAAGGCCTTCAGTTCCTTGACGGAGTCCCTTGAACAGACCAAGGACGAAGCCGCCAAAACGGCCATGCAGGAAAAATTCAAGACCGTCTCCCGGGTCTACGGCCTGGTGCTCTACGAAGTGGGCAAGGAGGATAAATCCGTCGCCAAATTCGATAAGGCGAAGCCGTTGCTCGAACAGGCCTATGAACTGAACAACAAGGATTTGCGCCTCGTCGAAGCGCTGCTGACCATCGCCAAGGAGAAGGGCGATAAGGAGGCCATGGCCAAGTACCAGGATGCCACTGATTTAATCGTTGGCCCCCGTCCGGAGAATGCCTACAACGATGGCGTCGTGGCTTACAACGCCAATCGGTTCAAGGTGGCCAAGGAGTTCATCCTCAAAGCCATCCAGATCGATCCGAAGTTCGCGGACTCCTACTACATGCTGGGCCTCATCGAGACCAACAACAACAGCCTGAGGGCCGCGAAGGAGGCTTTCAAGAAGTGCCTCGAGCTGGCCCCCACCGGCAAACATGCGGGCGAGTGCAAGGAGTTCATCAAGGCGCTTTAGGCCTGGCGGGCCGCGGGCTCTTAGCCTGAGGCCGGAAATCAGTCCTTCAATTCCAGGCTGATGGGGCAATGGTCACTGCCCATCGCATCCGCGTGGATGGAGGCGCCGTTCACCCGCGGCATGAGCGAATCGCTCACCAGGAATAGATCGATCCGCCACCCGACATTCTTGGCCCGCGCGCCGCCCCGGGCGGTCCACCAGGTGTAGAGGCCCGGCACGCCCGGGTTCCGCTCTCGGAGCACGTCCACCATGCCCGCCTTGAGGTAGCCCTTGAATCCCTCCCGCTCTTCGGGCGTGAAGCCCGGGTTCTTCACGTTGTCCTTGGGACGTGCCAGATCGATTTCTTCGGGCGCGACGTTCATGTCGCCGGTAAGGATGATTTTTTCACCCTTCTTGTGCCGGGATTTCAGGATGCCCGCTAGATCGGCCGCGAATTTCTGTTTGAAAGGCAGCCGCACCAAGCCGGCGGAAGCGTTGGGAAAGTAGCCGGCGATGAAGGTCAGTTCCCCCAGCGTGCTGACGATGATGCGCCCTTCGGCGTCCACTTCCGCCAGGCCCAGCCCCTTCGTGTGCTTCCACCCCGAGCCCTTCCGTGTGAGCGTGGCCGAGCCCGCGTAGCCCTTCTTGGCCTGGGAGGGGAACCAGCAGACATCGAAACCGGCCTCCAGCTGCCGACGGACATCCAGGTCGATCTCTTCCCATTCGCAACGGATTTCCTGGAGGCTCAGCACGTCCGGATCGGCTGCCTCCAGCCACTCCATGAAGCCTTTCTTAAGCGCGCTGCGGAAGCCGTTGACATTCCAGCTCATGAATTTCATGGGGACTCCAAACACGGGAATTCAGTTCGCGATGTCTTCATAGGCTGCGGGATCGAAGCCGATGATGGCGCCCCGCGGATGCACCAGGATAGGCCTTTTCAGGAGATTGTTGTCCTGGACCATCAGTGCGATGGCCTCCGCTTTCGAGATCCGCCGGTCCTTGAGTCCCAGCTCCTTGTACTTCGGACTTCTGGTGCCCAGCATGGGCGCGGGATCCTCCGGTAGCAGCGCCTCCAGTTCAGCGGCATTCAGAGGTGTCTTGAAGTAGTCCCGCACCATGGCCTCGATGCCCAGCTCAGCGAGCTTCGCCTTGGCGTTGCGGCAGGTGGTGCAGGAGGATTTCATCCAGAGCACGGCTTTCATAAGGCCTCCACGAAGCGTTCCCAGAGGCGCGTGGATTTGATGCGCCAGTAGGCCATGAGCAGCAGGACCGGGAATCCTTTGAATTTCCCTTGATGCAGCAGGACCACGCGATCGCCCTTGCGTTCGATGAGGTAGCGGGACCACTCCTCGACTCCGGGGAAGGGCCGCTCCTGGTGTTGGATCTCCGCCCTGGCCTCATCCCGCATCAGAAGCTGGGGAAGGGCATGCCGATGGCGGGGATGCCATTCGCCGTAGCGGCCGCCATCCAGCAGCCGTTCCACCACGCGCTCGAAGGGGGCGTCGGTGTCCCTGAGCAATTCGAAGGACCAGACCGGGAGTTTCATCGCGCTCCTCGGCTCAATGCGCCGTCGAAAACGCTGAACCGCGAAACACGCCAAAGGGCGCGAAAGGGGCTGCACCTGATCCTTTTTCGCGTCTTTTCGCGATTTTTGCGGTTCGGCTCTTACGCATCCAAATCCTACTTCACGATGAATCCCGGCTTGGCGTCGGCCGGCGGCGCCACCAGGTATGGCTTGCTGGAATTGTCGCTGGCGGCCAACAGCATCCCATGGCTTTCGATCCCCATGAGCGCGCGGGGGGCCAGGTTCGCCACCACCACCACCATGCGGCCCACCAGTTCTTCGGGGCTGTAGCCCGTGGCGATGCCGCCCAGGATCGTGCGCTGCTCAAAGCCCAGATCCACGGTCATCTTGATGAGCTTCTTGCTCTTGGGCACGGCCTCGGCGGTGAGGATCCGGCCCACGCGCAGATCCGTCTGGGCGAAGGTGTCGTAATCGATGACGGGCCGGAGCTCCGGCACGTCGAGAGGTGTTGCCTCCGCCTCGGCGGGTGCGGCGACGGTTTCTTCCACGGCTTTCATTTCCACTTCCTTGTCGATGCGGTTGAAAAGGGGCGCGATGGTGCCGATGGTCTCCGGCATTTCGATGGCCCAGAATTCGGTCGCATTCAGGCGTCCAGGTTCGCTCACTTCCCCCTTCAGGCCCAATTGTCCCCAAAGGGACTGCGCGATTTCAGGCATGACCGGCGCGATGAGGACCGCGGAGACTGCGAGTGAACGCCATAGGA
Coding sequences within:
- the metG gene encoding methionine--tRNA ligase subunit beta — its product is MIQKYRGGSLADLRRLGPEMLREEMPVDAGEDWQATLEPHFSLHADWMAIPAKFRAHAAANDFHGALDLLWSALRDRDAFIVDVQPWNIAKIEADDSYAKLRMDYALCVLWRSLAVSAVLIAPVMPEIAQSLWGQLGLKGEVSEPGRLNATEFWAIEMPETIGTIAPLFNRIDKEVEMKAVEETVAAPAEAEATPLDVPELRPVIDYDTFAQTDLRVGRILTAEAVPKSKKLIKMTVDLGFEQRTILGGIATGYSPEELVGRMVVVVANLAPRALMGIESHGMLLAASDNSSKPYLVAPPADAKPGFIVK
- a CDS encoding DUF1844 domain-containing protein produces the protein MKASVPEPSFSRLVHLLAEQALMAMGVPHPEMRDQPPANPGVARFYVDLIDILQSKVQGNLTEAESSELREVLYQLRLRILDLQPAAAIDNPSEPRS
- the xth gene encoding exodeoxyribonuclease III; its protein translation is MKFMSWNVNGFRSALKKGFMEWLEAADPDVLSLQEIRCEWEEIDLDVRRQLEAGFDVCWFPSQAKKGYAGSATLTRKGSGWKHTKGLGLAEVDAEGRIIVSTLGELTFIAGYFPNASAGLVRLPFKQKFAADLAGILKSRHKKGEKIILTGDMNVAPEEIDLARPKDNVKNPGFTPEEREGFKGYLKAGMVDVLRERNPGVPGLYTWWTARGGARAKNVGWRIDLFLVSDSLMPRVNGASIHADAMGSDHCPISLELKD
- a CDS encoding arsenate reductase; protein product: MKAVLWMKSSCTTCRNAKAKLAELGIEAMVRDYFKTPLNAAELEALLPEDPAPMLGTRSPKYKELGLKDRRISKAEAIALMVQDNNLLKRPILVHPRGAIIGFDPAAYEDIAN
- a CDS encoding DUF4388 domain-containing protein gives rise to the protein MALEGSLRDFDLFSLFNMIKIQGKSGTLVLSRGQEFVKVFFDLGEIVGCDSNQVRLEDRVGTMLVRLGRLSGEELMQIVQLQRQTLKLMGTLLLESGKVTAQDLQDALFNQAMAIIYRTFRWKEGDYRFDSMLPLDLDREHFPPIPVDTVLMEAARIQDEWPEVQKRLPDLSTPLAKTAKGNALKLDIDRELSTILDGQSGTSTQGSSGLSHELETVLTYFEQSQSVQDVLLVSRYEELDTCKTIADLLEQGLIEPIRADVNRPSRPWTADDPDLGKSDEPEGPSKVFWPWVAALVLFPLLTYVPKGRTSLNQGLASLQPADLRDTPDVVTRIRQAWALRMASPADGGIPLAKSLGRPLQDASNPVADLTKYPDPLFAPYPKAQAPAAETTGSEPAKPAATPQAKGK
- a CDS encoding thymidine kinase, producing MYVHQRNGSIEIICGPMFSGKSEELIRRVKRAVIARQKVQVFKPAIDDRYDRAAVASHSQQKMDAIPIRHSREIRDLLDPLVEVVALDEAQFLDEGAVDLAEELADRGVRVIVAGLDQDFAAAPFGIMPVLLAKAEFVSKLQAICVVCGAVASRSQRTIRSGGQVLVGASEAYEARCRHCYEKPASTSKALIQDPAEASMPFPPKLAEG
- a CDS encoding carboxypeptidase regulatory-like domain-containing protein, whose product is MRSFFPLILTSAICVTLAADTTGGISGKITTKGGQPIPSAVVTLKRLDITYVKELKADAKGKYIQVGLNPVEYDVLVHADGFVDTRDHFKIPLGELMKKDFTLLTPEEARAAGPGTTTTAVPLDPAAKLEDAGYAAFNEATSHYNAREWKQAEPLFEKAFSSLTESLEQTKDEAAKTAMQEKFKTVSRVYGLVLYEVGKEDKSVAKFDKAKPLLEQAYELNNKDLRLVEALLTIAKEKGDKEAMAKYQDATDLIVGPRPENAYNDGVVAYNANRFKVAKEFILKAIQIDPKFADSYYMLGLIETNNNSLRAAKEAFKKCLELAPTGKHAGECKEFIKAL
- a CDS encoding transposase, encoding MPQNRRLHVLPPYSPELNPVEHLWDHLREKHFANKLFSSMKAVTDQLSSSLRKAEFDANMIQSLSGFGYDEFN